The Primulina eburnea isolate SZY01 chromosome 13, ASM2296580v1, whole genome shotgun sequence genome includes a region encoding these proteins:
- the LOC140810536 gene encoding uncharacterized protein, whose product MPLLAPPAMEIDGDSAKHFKKEELFEAAESGDFSLFKLLAQEKLRRVVSLRNEDGRWTASVVNSSDEEGWAPLHSAASSGNLKIVEVLQNKGADGNLKNEGGRTALHYSASKAQLKIAEILIAHGVKLNIKDKVGCTPLHRAASTGITKLCEFLIEEGTALVDADIAGQTPLMIAVECDNREVKIYYAYGSNQQIIKRKNIIVHAEPLIH is encoded by the exons ATGCCGTTGTTGGCACCTCCAGCTATGGAAATCGACGGCGATTCAGCTAAGCATTTCAAAAAGGAAGAGCTGTTTGAAGCTGCGGAATCCGGCGATTTCTCGCTTTTCAAATTACTTGCTCAAGAAAAACTCCGTAGAGTCGTATCCCTCCGCAATGAAGACGGAC GATGGACTGCATCCGTTGTAAACAGTTCTGATGAAGAAGGCTGGGCTCCTCTGCACTCTGCTGCTAGTAGTGGCAATTTGAAGATTGTTGAAGTTTTACAAAACAAAG GAGCTGACGGTAATTTGAAAAATGAGGGCGGTCGCACTGCTCTTCACTATTCTGCCAGCAAGGCTCAGTTGAAGATAGCTGAAATATTGATTGCACACGGTGTAAAACTTAATATAAAGGACAAG GTCGGATGCACCCCGTTGCACCGTGCAGCAAGCACAGGGATCACAAAGTTGTGTGAATTCTTGATTGAGGAAGGAACAGCACTTGTTGATGCTGATATAGCTGGTCAAACTCCACTTATGATTGCAGTAGAATGCGATAACAGAGAGGTAAAGATATATTATGCTTATGGTTCCAACCAACAAATAATTAAACGTAAAAATATTATAGTTCATGCAGAACCTTTAATTCATTGA